Below is a genomic region from Helianthus annuus cultivar XRQ/B chromosome 2, HanXRQr2.0-SUNRISE, whole genome shotgun sequence.
TCCTAGTTAACATAATAGGTTCGGGGAAAATTATGACCCAGTctgttttaagtcccgttaattcGGGCCTTTTATTCACTTCATTTTCCTCAAAAGGGTTTACCCAACTTTTATTTAacattagatttatttatttaaatcctaatgtttaccgggtaagttttaccaCTAACTGTATTTTACCCGTcctttagtattaacgtggtttgattaccaaacccattttcggggtgttacagaaatAGCCCTGGCTCCACTTGAGAAAGCTAAATTACCGTCCAACATGGGAAAATTCAAGGGGCTGATAGACCCTGATGACCACTTGAGGATTTTTACAAGCACAGGGCTGGTAGGTGGCTGGACCCTACCATTATCATTATGGTGCCATCTTTTCGTACAGACCCTTACTGGCGCTGCGAGAATCTGGTTCGACAACTTACCCATCGGGAATATCACATCATGGAAAGATCTGCGCAAGAAATTTCTGACTCATTTCCGCCAACAACGACGATCTATCCGAGACATATCAGATGTGACGAACATTTGGCGTCATGATGACGAAAGCCTGGAGTACTTTATCACCCGATATAACAAGGAAGTACTGGAGATCGGGGGAGTCAATGAGCAGCTGATTCGCGCACAATTCAAATATGCGATCAGATGCGATGATATGATAAAGGTCCTGTCTGGAACAGAATGCCTCCCAAAGAGCTGGGAGAAGGTGATGGCGGCGGCTAAGGTATATGCCCAAACAAAAAAGAACCTTACCACTAATAGGCCGCCACCACCACATAACCGACCCTCCGACTTAGGCTCGAGCGGCGGAAGAAAATTCAAGAAAGGATGGCGTTACTCTGGCTCAGGAAACCATTCATCCGAAGATGCTCGGGCAACGATCAATAAACTTACCGCGCAAAGGGAAACCAAGCAAGAGAATAGGGAGAGACAATGGACTCCCTTAACTAAAACCCCCGCGGAAGTTTTAAGCACTGAAGATTATCAGTTCAAGCCGCCGATCCCCATGAAAAACAAGCATGGACAAGACCCAGCCCAGTATTGTGAATATCACAAGGATAGTGGTCAAACCACCAACAATTGCATTTCTTTGCGCACAGAGATTGAGAAGGCCCTTAAAAGCGGCGAACTCACACATTTACTACAAAATGTGCGCAAGGAAATAAAACAGATAACTCGAGGCGAGGAAGGCCCGAGCAAGAGGGCGAAAAAATAAGAAGTAACTCTATGGCCTCTGCCCACAAAGACACGATTTATCAAGATAAAGCGGGAGAATAGAGTAAGTTAAGTCTcgtatatttattaaaaaaaaaactttgtaatGGCCTCTGTGCCCTATCCCGAAATAAACAAGCAAAGTTTCTATTATTCTTGTGTTTTtcttacaaagtgcatgcaatttcttttagtaagcgcaaaaacattatggtaaaTATAAAATAAAGCCTCATGAACGGTCAGTGATTACGTCATAAACGACCATACGTTCACGCATGAGCTTTATACCAACTTCATTCACCTTACTCAATCAAAGTAATTGTACTAATGCAATATATTGTAAACTAAAAAACACGACATACTATTATCAGCGTACAAATA
It encodes:
- the LOC110888834 gene encoding uncharacterized protein LOC110888834, whose product is MGKFKGLIDPDDHLRIFTSTGLVGGWTLPLSLWCHLFVQTLTGAARIWFDNLPIGNITSWKDLRKKFLTHFRQQRRSIRDISDVTNIWRHDDESLEYFITRYNKEVLEIGGVNEQLIRAQFKYAIRCDDMIKVLSGTECLPKSWEKVMAAAKVYAQTKKNLTTNRPPPPHNRPSDLGSSGGRKFKKGWRYSGSGNHSSEDARATINKLTAQRETKQENRERQWTPLTKTPAEVLSTEDYQFKPPIPMKNKHGQDPAQYCEYHKDSGQTTNNCISLRTEIEKALKSGELTHLLQNVRKEIKQITRGEEGPSKRAKK